Proteins encoded within one genomic window of Eriocheir sinensis breed Jianghai 21 unplaced genomic scaffold, ASM2467909v1 Scaffold1055, whole genome shotgun sequence:
- the LOC126989110 gene encoding neogenin-like encodes MALNDHIRVCWQPPAQHNVMLCGYTIAWDQGVADIYSKIVDSKQHGYIIDKLEPNMEFVISLRAFNNVGDGQPVYQQVHTQPEEEEVVAPTLDPAVWVKAVVLTPFTVVLQWADTMLSQSQLHHLLVLILQPLRQRHGCDLPH; translated from the exons ATGGCACTGAATGACCACATCAGGGTGTGCTGGCAGCCCCCCGCACAGCACAATGTGATGCTGTGTGGCTACACCATTGCCTGGGACCAAGGCGTGGCGGACATCTACTCCAAGATCGTGGACAGCAAGCAGCACGGTTACATCATTGATAAGCTGG AACCCAACATGGAGTTTGTGATAAGCCTGCGAGCCTTCAACAACGTGGGTGACGGGCAACCAGTGTACCAGCAAGTCCAcacccagccagaggaggaggaggtggtggcacccacgctggacccggcggtgtgggtgaaggccgtggtgctgacgcccttcaccgtggtgctgcagtgggcggacaccatgctgagccagagccag ctgcaccaccttctcgtcctcatcctccagccgctacgtcaacgccacggatgtgacctgcctcattga